The region ATTGATGAAGTTTTCAAGATCGTCGACCGTGGTCTCTTCATCGACTTCCAGCGAACCGAGCTCATAGCCGTTGCCGTCTGTCAAGGTCAGCGTGTCACCGACAGCGAAGGAGCCGCTGTTGGACAGCAGCTGGCTTGTTGCCGTGAACGCTGCCGCATCGACTTCCGCGTTGTCGCCGTCGATGGTGAGAACGGCGCCGACCGTAGCTCCGGTATCGTTGAGGTAGATATCCTCATCGCTGTAGATCGTCAGCTCGCCAGTGTTGTCGTCGAATTCGGCACGAACCCCGGCAACGCCGTTCAGACCGTCGACCAGATCCTGAACGGTGGCGCCTGCGGTGATCGAGGTGCCGGAGAGCGCGGCAGGTGCCGTGCCTGAGTTGTCAACGAACTGGAGAGTTGTCGTGGCAGAAATCGAATTCGATTGGGACAGGGTCGAGCTGGAGTTCAGCGCGGATGTGCCATCGGTCAGCGACAGCGTGACCTTGCCACCCTGCAACTGGAACGAGGTGGCGCTGCCCTGGCCTTCTGCCAGATCGGACAGATTAAGGCCTTGGGAGAGGGCCGTGTCGGTATAGTCTACGGCCTCAATGGTGAGTTTTGACGTTGAATCTTCGTTGAAGATTGTCGTCAGGTCGTTGCCGTCACCTGCGAGCAGGTTCTTGCCTTTGTAGGAGCTATCCTTGGCAACGTCTTCGATCTGTTCGAGCAGATCATTGTATTGCTCGGCAAATTTCTTGCGCTCAAACTGGCTCTGGGTCTGCAGGGCCTGGTTTGCTTTCGCCTTTGCCGTTTCCACCAGCTTGGTGATGGTCTGGATACCCTTGTCCGCAGCCTTGATGGTCTGCAGGGACTGGCCCATGTCGTCCAGCAGGTTGCCCAGATCGCTTGCACGGGAATTCAGGCCGGAGGCGGTGAAAAAGCTGTTCGGATTGTCCAGTGCCGAATTCACCTTCATACCGGTCGCCAGTTTGTTCTGGACGCCGGACATGAACTGAGCTGTGGACTGAAGTGTGAGGAGGTTTTGCCGTACGGCAGCTGACAGAGTAATATCTGGCATCGTTATCCCTTTCCTGGGTCAAATTTCATCTGCTCGTCCTGAGCAGGTTGCCTCGGATCATTGACCGTTAACCTTAATCAATGGTTAAGCGACTGAAAAATATGGTTGTCGGAAGGTTAACGCGTAGGCGCGTCCTGTGAGAAACATCAATAAGAGGCAGGAATGATTTCAATTTTCATTTCAAGGAGTTGTCACTGCTGAAAATGCGTAGACCTATCGACGCCAGTTCGGCTTTTTCTGGCGCTTTGGCACGGAAATCCGAAGTTTTTTGAAAAGTAACCGCATGCTGGGAAGTTACTGCGCAAAAAAATCTCAATGCGGCTGCTGATCGTTACCGCGACGTAGTTGCGCCTGCGTGCCGTCTGCGGCGGTTCTGCGTGACCTGTAGCGGTGGGAGTGCGCGCGAACTGGTGTCTCCGATGGAAAAGCGCGAGATCGCTGACAGTGGAGCGGGCAGGTTGGCTCCCATTCGTACTGGCGGAGCGGTCGCTGAAGTCACCAATTGGATACTCAAAGAGAAAAAGCGGGCAGGGCCCGCTTTTTCGTATCGTGATGAAGCGTGTGCTTCAGGCTTAGAAGAGTCGCAGAACGTTCTGGTCCGCCTGTGCCGCGAAGGACAGGGAGGTGGACGCCAGGCTCTGGCGGGTCTGCAGGGCCAGAAGGTTTGCACCTTCCTCGTTGGTATCAGCCAGGGTCAGCTTGCCGGCACCTTCTTCCAGCGTGTTGATCATCTTCTTGGTGAAATCCTGACGGTTTTCAACGATAGAAAGATTGGTACCGAACTCCGAAGCCTGTGTTCTGAGCGAAGACAGAGCGGTGTTCAGTCGATCTACGACCCGATTGATGGAATTGTCGGAAGCAAAGCCACTGTCGGACAAGGCCGAGAGCGTTACGCCGTCAGTGTCGGCGACGAATCCCGAACTCGCAAAATCAGCATTGTCGCTGGTCAGCGCAAGATCGGTCTCCGACGTAATGTTCAACTTGCCGGAGCTTGTGTTGAATTCGGCCGTGACACCCTTGAAGTCATTGATGAAGTTTTCAAGGTCGTCAACGCTTGTGTCACTTTCGACTTCGAGCGAACCGAGCTCATAGCCGTTGCCGTCTGTCAGGGTCAACGTGTCACCGACAGCGAAGGAGCCGCTGTCGGACAGCAGCTGGCTTGTTGCGGTAAACGCTGCCGCATCGACTTCCGCGTTGTCGCCGTCGATGGTGAGAACGGCGCCGACCGTAGCTCCGGTATCGTTGAGGTAGATATCCTCATCGCTGTAGATGGTCAGCTCGCCAGAAGCATCGTCAAACTCGGCACGAACCCCGGCAACGCTGTTGAGACCGTCGACCAGATCCTGAACGGTCGCGCCTGCGGTGATCGAGGTGCCGGAGAGCGCGGCAGGTGTCGTGGCTGTGTTGTCAACGAACTGAAGAGTTGTCGTGGCAGAAATCGAATTCGATTCGGACAGAGTGGAGCTGGAGTTCAGCGCGGATGTGCCATCGGTCAGCGACAGCGTGACCTTGCCACCCTGCAACTGGAACGAGGTGGCGCTGCCCTGGCCTTCTGCCAGATCGGACAGGTTTAGACCGGTCGAGAGGGACGTGTCGGTGTAGTCGACCGCATCGATCTTCAGCTTGGACGTTGAATCTTCGTTGAAGATGGTCGTCAGGTCGTTGCCGTCGCCTGCAAGCAGGTTCTTGCCCTTGTAGCCGGCGTCTTTAGCCAGGTCTTCGATCTGCGTCAGCAGTTCGTTGTACTGGCTGGCAAACTGCTTGCGCTCATACTGGCTCTGGGTCTGCAGTGCCTGGTTGGCTTTCGCCTTTGCGGACTCGACCAGCTTGGTGATGCTGGAAATGCCCTGGTCTGCAGACTTCAGCGTCTGGACCGACTGGCCCATGTCGTCCAGCAGATTGGACAGGTCGTTTGCACGAGATGTCAGGCCGGAGGCGGTGAAAAAGCTGTTCGGATTGTCCAGTGCCGAGTTCACCTTCTTGCCGGTGGCCAGTTTGTTCTGGACACTGGACATCATTTCAGCGGTGGACTGGAGGGTGTTGAGGTTCGCACGAACCGCGCTGGACAGCGTAAGGTCAGCCATTATGTGTTCCTTCCTAGGACTACGAGATACGAGGACCCTTCCTGGATCCGAGGCACATAAGGCGGCTGTGGCAGGTAAGAAAATCTAAACAAACGTGGTTAGCGCAAATTAACCTTAACTGGAGGTGAAAGGTTGTAATTCCGGGAGTTGCTATGTTCGATTATTCTTCCGTAATAACAGTGGGTTATCGGGTAGGTCGATGAAGTTTCCGCTTTGCGGAAAGCCGGCGGACGGCAAGCGGCACAGGAGAGAATGCGCGCATCCGGAGGGGCGGCGCGTTAATGTCAGAGGCTGAATAAGGGCACTTGGATCTGCGGGAGCCGGCCGACGTACTGCGTGGGCGGGGGCAACTTACCGCGGCGTCGATGGGGCTTCGGGATCCGCGCGAAAAGGGCAGGGGCCGGTACTGGACGCGGCAGGCTGTAGCCGCTTCGCGAGACAGATCTTCAGGAATGAAACCAGGTATCTCGTTCAGACTCGGCTGCAGTCGCGCAGCCGGTGCGTTGAATGCAAGTCAGGCAATCCGCTGAAACGGCTGTTGCTCTGTCTTGGGCTGCTGATCTTCAACGGACTTGGCATAGGCGCGCAGGCGCAGCAGCGTTTCGCTCGGGATCTGCCGTACGACGTGGCCGGTTTCGGTGTTCCTTGCCACATAGACGAGGCTTTCGCTTTCCGGATCCAGAACGTTGTGACGCTCCACGCGCGGCGTTACCGGGTCCGTCTGTTCCTGCCCGTTGCGTCCGTTGTCGGCAGCTCTCCGGCCACCACTGGTTTCCACGGAGGGCCTGACGGTGTCCTCGGCCGGCAATTCCGTATTGGCGGCAGGCGCATTGCGCTCCGGAGCCCGCGTGACCGGCGTAATCGCCGTGTATGTCGGCGATGGCGGCCGGGCTAATCCCGTATCCAGCATCTTGTCCTCCGGGTGACCTATACCCATGCTCAGCAAACTTAACGTAAGGGAATGAATCTTTTGTTAACGAAAATGTTAGGAATTTAGAGGCCGGTTTCCATCCGGTTGTGGCTGTTCCTGATTCGTTGCCGGGCCTGCCGCAGCCTTGGTGCGCGTCCGGCACCGGGGGGACTGGCAAGGCTCAAAAACGAAAAAGCTCCCGCGGAGGGGAGCTTTCAGGCAAACATCAACGCGGCTCCGTTGACCCTTAAAGGGCGCGGTTGACGGCGATCCCGCGTGCGGATTGCGGGCCGGAGGGCGCAGAGCCGTTTCGCCCGTAAGTGGTAGGAGCGGTTGCGTTCTTGGCGCCCGCCACCTTGGCCACCGCCGACACGATGCTGCCGGCCACGTCGCGCGCGGTGGACAGCACAGCCAGGTTGATCCGCAGAACCGGCTGGAATTCGCCATGCTGGCGGCGCAGGGACTGGGTCGCTGCCGGAGCCAGATTGCCAAGGGCGACGGCGTGTTCCTTGGCCGTCATCATGCCGCGCGTATATTCATGGATCAGCCGGGCCTTGTCCGGCTGCAATTCGCCGGCCTGCTTCAGCTTGCCCGCGCGCACCAGTTCGGTTTCCATTTCAATCACGGACAAAAGCGCTTCCATCGTGCCGGAAAGCGCGGAGCAGAATTCCTCGGCCTCCTGCCGGCTCGCCGGCCGCTCCAGCGAGAACGGAAAGGTATTCGTGTTTGGCTGAGCAGTCATCTGGCCCCTTCCTGCAATGCAAGCAGTTCACGTTCAACATTGTCTGCGAGGCCGATGCCGCCGGTTTGGGCGATGGTCTTCGCATATTCGTCGATCAGCAGGCTCTGCCATGCGTCCGACCCGGTTCCGGCGCCCCATGTGCCACCGTCATCGAGACCGGTAAACATGTTTTGGAGCATGGTGTTGAGGAACACGGCTTCGAATTCTTCCGCAGCCTCGCGAACCGCGGTCTTGTTGGTCCGGTCGACGCCCCGGAGCGCATCCATCGGATTGGGCTGGGCGTTTGCCGGTGTAGCCGATTGCAGCATCACAGCACCTCGATTTCGGCTTGCAGGGCGCCGGAAGCCTTGATGGCCTGCAGGATTGAGATCATGTCACGCGGGCCAATGCCCAGGGCGTTCAAGCCGTCCACCAGCTGTTTCAGCGTGATGGTCTGCGGAACGATAGCCAGTTTCCGGTTCTCGTCGTCGTTGACGGTGACTTCGGAGCGCGGCACGACCTCGGTCTCGCCATCGGAGAAGGGAAGGGGCTGCGAGACCTGCGGCGTCTCCGCGATGGTCACGGTCAGGTTGCCTTGCGCCACGGCGACCATCGAGACCTTCACATCCTGCCCCATGACGATGATGCCCGAGTTCTCGTCGATAACGATGCGGGCAGGCAGGTCCGGCTCGACGATCAGCTGCTCGATATCCGTCAGAAGATCGACGATATTGCCGTCATAGTGCCGCGGCAGGTCCAGGCGCACGGTGGACGGGTCAAGCGGTTCGGCTGTCGGCAGGCCGATCAGTTCGTTGATCGACAGGGCAATTCGCCGTGCCGTGGTGAGATCCGGATTGCGAAGGGCAAGGCGCAGGGTGGTCAGGGAGGCAAGCTTGAATTCCAGTTCGCGCTCGACAAGGCCGCCGTTCGAGATGCGCCCGGCTGTCGGTACGCCGCGCACTACGGAGGCCGCTTCCGCCTGCGCGGAAAAACCGCCGATGGCGACCGACCCTTGAGCGATGGCATAGACCTCGCCGTCCGCACCGACCAGCGGCGTGACCAGAAGCGTGCCGCCCTGCAGGGACTCCGCGTCGCCGAGGGCGCTGACATTCACGTCGATGCGGGTGCCCTGCGTGGCAAATGCCGGCAGGTTGGCCGTCACCATGACGGCGGCGACCGTGTTGGTGTTCAGCTCCACGTTGCGGGTGTTCACACCGAGGCGTTCCAGCATCGCCTGAAGGCTCTGCTGGGTGAAGGGCGAGTTGTTGAGTGAATCGCCCGATCCGTTCAGGCCGACCACCAGACCGTAGCCGATGAGCTGGTTTTCCCGGATACCCTCGAAGTCGGCAATGTCCTTGATCCGCGACGCTGCATCAGCGGGGAGAGGACAATTCCCGCCGTCACGGCACAGGCGGCCGCTGCCAGCGTTGCCCGCGCGATCCAGCCGGAAATCTTTTCACCCAAATATCGCATTACAGTTTCTTGCCCGTTTTCAGGTACCGGCGAAGCTGCCGGCGCAGATAATCTCGCAATTCATAATGCGAGACTCGTGCCACTTTGGCCCGGCACGTGGATCCTTCCGCCAGACTGACCGGATTCTGCGCATTTTGCGGATGCA is a window of Roseibium salinum DNA encoding:
- a CDS encoding flagellin → MPDITLSAAVRQNLLTLQSTAQFMSGVQNKLATGMKVNSALDNPNSFFTASGLNSRASDLGNLLDDMGQSLQTIKAADKGIQTITKLVETAKAKANQALQTQSQFERKKFAEQYNDLLEQIEDVAKDSSYKGKNLLAGDGNDLTTIFNEDSTSKLTIEAVDYTDTALSQGLNLSDLAEGQGSATSFQLQGGKVTLSLTDGTSALNSSSTLSQSNSISATTTLQFVDNSGTAPAALSGTSITAGATVQDLVDGLNGVAGVRAEFDDNTGELTIYSDEDIYLNDTGATVGAVLTIDGDNAEVDAAAFTATSQLLSNSGSFAVGDTLTLTDGNGYELGSLEVDEETTVDDLENFINDFNGVTGKFDTSSGKLNITSDTDLGLTSSNSDFASSSFVADTDGVTISALSDSGFSTDTKVNRVLDRLNTALSNLRSQASEFGTNLSTVEIRQDYTKTMINTLQEGAGLLTLADTNEEGANLLALQTRQQLASTSLSFASQADQTVLSLF
- a CDS encoding flagellin, whose product is MADLTLSSAVRANLNTLQSTAEMMSSVQNKLATGKKVNSALDNPNSFFTASGLTSRANDLSNLLDDMGQSVQTLKSADQGISSITKLVESAKAKANQALQTQSQYERKQFASQYNELLTQIEDLAKDAGYKGKNLLAGDGNDLTTIFNEDSTSKLKIDAVDYTDTSLSTGLNLSDLAEGQGSATSFQLQGGKVTLSLTDGTSALNSSSTLSESNSISATTTLQFVDNTATTPAALSGTSITAGATVQDLVDGLNSVAGVRAEFDDASGELTIYSDEDIYLNDTGATVGAVLTIDGDNAEVDAAAFTATSQLLSDSGSFAVGDTLTLTDGNGYELGSLEVESDTSVDDLENFINDFKGVTAEFNTSSGKLNITSETDLALTSDNADFASSGFVADTDGVTLSALSDSGFASDNSINRVVDRLNTALSSLRTQASEFGTNLSIVENRQDFTKKMINTLEEGAGKLTLADTNEEGANLLALQTRQSLASTSLSFAAQADQNVLRLF
- a CDS encoding flagellar protein FlgN, producing MTAQPNTNTFPFSLERPASRQEAEEFCSALSGTMEALLSVIEMETELVRAGKLKQAGELQPDKARLIHEYTRGMMTAKEHAVALGNLAPAATQSLRRQHGEFQPVLRINLAVLSTARDVAGSIVSAVAKVAGAKNATAPTTYGRNGSAPSGPQSARGIAVNRAL
- a CDS encoding rod-binding protein, whose protein sequence is MLQSATPANAQPNPMDALRGVDRTNKTAVREAAEEFEAVFLNTMLQNMFTGLDDGGTWGAGTGSDAWQSLLIDEYAKTIAQTGGIGLADNVERELLALQEGAR
- a CDS encoding flagellar basal body P-ring protein FlgI, coding for MCRDGGNCPLPADAASRIKDIADFEGIRENQLIGYGLVVGLNGSGDSLNNSPFTQQSLQAMLERLGVNTRNVELNTNTVAAVMVTANLPAFATQGTRIDVNVSALGDAESLQGGTLLVTPLVGADGEVYAIAQGSVAIGGFSAQAEAASVVRGVPTAGRISNGGLVERELEFKLASLTTLRLALRNPDLTTARRIALSINELIGLPTAEPLDPSTVRLDLPRHYDGNIVDLLTDIEQLIVEPDLPARIVIDENSGIIVMGQDVKVSMVAVAQGNLTVTIAETPQVSQPLPFSDGETEVVPRSEVTVNDDENRKLAIVPQTITLKQLVDGLNALGIGPRDMISILQAIKASGALQAEIEVL